CCGCGCCGCTTCGCGCGGATCTACACCGCGGCGATCACGGACGTGATGGACGAGCTGGGTCTCCATCGCCAGACGCTGCCCGCGGCGATCCAGCCGCTCACCGCCGGCATGCGTGCCGCGGGCTACGCCTTCACGGCGCGCGGCCGGCCCCACCGCGGGACGCCGCGCGAGCGTGACGAGACCCTCCGCCGGTTCCTCCGAATGCTGGGCGCGGTGCCGGCCGACTCGGTGCTGGTGCTCGCCGCCAACGACAGCGTCGCGGCCCACTTCGGTGAGCTCAGTGCGTCGTGGTTCCGCGCCCGCCGGGTGCGCGGCGCGGTGATCGACGGCGCGACGCGCGACACCGCGTCCATCGCGCGCCTCGGGTTCCCGACGTTCGTGCGCTACCGCACCCCCCAGGACTCCGTGCCGCGCTGGAGGGTGCAGGACTGGGGGCAGCCGGTCACGATCGGCGGCGTGCGGGTGAGTCTCGGCGACATCGTCGTCGCCGACGGGGACGGCGTCGTGGTGGTCCCGCGGCGCGTGGCGCACGAGGTCCTCACGCGCTGCGAGAAGCTCGTCGCGACCGAGAACAGAGTGCGCACGGCGGTCCGGCGCGGGATGACGCCGCTGGACGCGTACGCGAAGTTCGGGAGCTTCTAGCTAGCGGGCGGGGCGTCGCGCGGGCTTCGCGGGCGGCCGCGGCGGCCCCTCGTCGCCGCCGATCTGCGGCAGGCCCGCCTCGAGCAGCGGCTTCTCGATGTGATCGCGGATCCACTTCGCGTCCCACCACTCGAGCGGCGTCACCGACACGCCGTTGACGAGCACCTCGAAGTGGAGGTGGTCGCCGATGGCGAGCCCCGTGTTGCCCGTGCGGCCGAGCTGCTGTCCCTTCTCGACCGCGTCCCCGACCTT
This genomic interval from Candidatus Methylomirabilota bacterium contains the following:
- a CDS encoding RraA family protein, translating into MASRSDNLPRRFARIYTAAITDVMDELGLHRQTLPAAIQPLTAGMRAAGYAFTARGRPHRGTPRERDETLRRFLRMLGAVPADSVLVLAANDSVAAHFGELSASWFRARRVRGAVIDGATRDTASIARLGFPTFVRYRTPQDSVPRWRVQDWGQPVTIGGVRVSLGDIVVADGDGVVVVPRRVAHEVLTRCEKLVATENRVRTAVRRGMTPLDAYAKFGSF